A genomic segment from Pistricoccus aurantiacus encodes:
- a CDS encoding sugar nucleotide-binding protein has product MKLLILDAGHCLSLALMREASRRADTELLIEDALTVETNHLAAVRPDAVIIPPLSQPANAEPAVVIAHAQAVDQCLEACMATQVPMVWCVSDQLYEDGSIEPINEDVIPSPRDESLQRLVRVGDRIREQCSRYLIVRLGPLFALEGTHGWLNELLDDLMAGREVPAERDVILCPTSADAAAMALIGMLQQQQCRADAWGAYHLAGTEPVSAYTFASMVRTQLATRLEGMGKQVELGPLKALSHHHDQPLRRALNCRRVHDTFGVHQKPWQLEMERMLDAWCLARTGETA; this is encoded by the coding sequence GTGAAACTGCTGATACTGGATGCGGGGCACTGTCTGAGTCTTGCGCTGATGCGCGAGGCGAGCCGGCGGGCGGATACGGAACTGCTGATCGAGGATGCGCTGACGGTGGAGACGAACCACCTGGCAGCGGTGCGCCCGGATGCGGTGATCATTCCACCTTTGTCCCAGCCGGCCAACGCCGAACCCGCGGTGGTGATCGCCCACGCTCAAGCCGTCGATCAGTGCCTGGAGGCGTGCATGGCAACCCAGGTGCCGATGGTCTGGTGCGTTTCCGATCAGCTTTACGAGGACGGCTCGATCGAGCCCATCAATGAGGATGTGATCCCCTCACCCCGTGACGAAAGCCTGCAGCGTCTGGTAAGGGTGGGCGATCGTATTCGCGAGCAATGTTCGCGCTACCTGATCGTGCGCCTGGGGCCGCTGTTCGCCCTGGAAGGCACTCACGGCTGGCTGAACGAACTGCTCGATGACCTGATGGCCGGCCGGGAGGTGCCCGCGGAAAGGGATGTCATCCTGTGCCCCACCTCCGCGGATGCGGCGGCCATGGCGCTGATAGGCATGTTGCAACAGCAGCAGTGTCGTGCCGATGCCTGGGGTGCCTATCATCTTGCCGGTACCGAGCCGGTCAGCGCCTATACCTTTGCCTCCATGGTGCGGACTCAGCTGGCGACCCGTCTAGAAGGAATGGGCAAGCAGGTGGAGCTGGGACCGCTCAAGGCACTCAGCCACCATCACGATCAACCCTTGCGCCGCGCCCTCAACTGCCGCCGGGTGCACGATACCTTCGGCGTGCATCAAAAACCCTGGCAGCTCGAGATGGAGCGCATGCTGGACGCCTGGTGCCTGGCCAGAACCGGGGAGACCGCATGA
- a CDS encoding lysophospholipid acyltransferase family protein, producing the protein MNTLRSLLFYLGYFLAMLVCGVLFLPVTPLLPLRSRYRLLNLYNHFVIAWFRLCCGVRYDIRGKQHLPDGPCVILANHQSEWETVYLQLLKPPVCTVLKRELLNLPIFGWALRLLHPIALDRSKPARAMRQVLTQGKTRLEEGLSVLIFPEGTRVLPGERRRYNKSGAVIACRAGMPVLPVAHNAGERWPGRHWVKNPGTLSLIVGEPIATQGRTPEDVLIEVENWIEARLVEISEVPRPVSLPSTEKHTTENPRHQG; encoded by the coding sequence ATGAATACGCTGCGCAGCCTGCTGTTCTATCTAGGGTATTTTCTGGCCATGCTGGTATGCGGCGTACTCTTCCTGCCGGTAACGCCGTTGCTGCCGCTGCGCTCCCGTTATCGCCTGCTCAATCTCTACAACCATTTCGTCATCGCCTGGTTTCGGCTGTGCTGTGGGGTGCGTTACGATATTCGCGGCAAGCAGCATCTGCCCGACGGCCCCTGTGTCATACTCGCCAATCATCAGAGCGAATGGGAAACTGTCTATCTGCAGCTGCTCAAACCGCCGGTCTGCACGGTACTCAAGCGAGAATTGCTGAACCTGCCCATCTTTGGCTGGGCATTGCGCCTGCTGCACCCCATCGCACTGGACCGCTCCAAGCCTGCTCGAGCAATGAGACAGGTGCTGACCCAAGGCAAGACGCGCCTGGAGGAAGGGCTTTCGGTGCTGATCTTTCCCGAAGGTACGCGGGTTCTCCCTGGCGAGCGGCGACGTTACAACAAGAGCGGCGCGGTCATTGCCTGCCGGGCAGGAATGCCGGTGCTGCCGGTGGCGCATAATGCCGGCGAGCGCTGGCCCGGTCGCCATTGGGTCAAGAATCCCGGCACCTTGTCGTTGATCGTCGGTGAACCTATCGCCACCCAAGGGCGAACGCCGGAAGACGTGCTGATAGAAGTGGAGAACTGGATTGAAGCGCGGCTGGTGGAAATTTCCGAGGTGCCAAGGCCCGTCTCACTACCATCCACCGAGAAACACACCACAGAAAACCCAAGACACCAAGGATAG
- the fabA gene encoding 3-hydroxyacyl-[acyl-carrier-protein] dehydratase FabA: MTKQHSFSRDELLACSQGELFGPGNAQLPAPNMLMLDRITRISETGGEHDKGELIAELDIHPDLWFFGCHFPGDPVMPGCLGLDAMWQLVGFYLGWLGHPGRGRALGCGEVKFSGQILPDARKVTYRINIKRVITRRLILGIADGTLLVDDRAIYQANDLRVGLFTSTANF; encoded by the coding sequence GTGACCAAGCAACATTCCTTCAGCCGCGACGAGCTACTGGCCTGCAGCCAAGGCGAGCTGTTCGGCCCTGGCAATGCCCAGCTTCCCGCACCCAACATGCTGATGCTCGACCGCATTACCCGGATCAGCGAAACGGGGGGTGAACACGACAAGGGCGAACTGATCGCCGAGCTGGATATCCATCCCGACCTGTGGTTCTTCGGCTGCCATTTTCCCGGCGATCCGGTCATGCCCGGTTGCCTGGGCCTGGATGCCATGTGGCAGCTGGTGGGATTCTATCTCGGTTGGCTAGGGCATCCCGGACGTGGGCGCGCCCTGGGTTGTGGAGAGGTCAAGTTTTCCGGCCAGATTCTGCCCGATGCTCGCAAGGTCACCTATCGTATCAATATCAAACGCGTGATTACTCGGCGGTTGATCCTCGGAATTGCCGACGGCACCTTGCTGGTCGACGATCGCGCCATCTATCAGGCCAACGATCTGCGCGTCGGCCTGTTCACCTCCACCGCGAATTTCTGA
- the fabB gene encoding beta-ketoacyl-ACP synthase I, translating into MRRVVVTGLGVVSCIGNDQRQVLEALKTGRSGIRFKEEYAQRGFRSHVAGVVDIDLDALIDRKQRRFMGDAAAYAYVSMAQAIEDAGLTPEQVSSERTGLIAGSGGASSANQVEAADVLREKGLRRVGPYRVTRTMGSTVSACLATPFKIKGVNYSISSACATSVHCIGNALEQIQMGKQDVVFAGGGEEEHWTLSCLFDAMGALSTGYNDTPEKASRPYDKARDGFVIAGGGGMLVLEELEHAEARGARIYAEIVGYGATSDGYDMVAPSGEGAIRCMRQAMANVEGNIDYINTHGTSTPVGDMSELRAIREVFGDQAPAMSSTKSLTGHSLGATGVQEAIYSLLMMENDFIAASANIDELDEQAQGFDIVQERRDGVKLERILSNSFGFGGTNACLVLEKPRD; encoded by the coding sequence ATGCGACGAGTGGTAGTCACCGGACTCGGCGTTGTGTCCTGCATAGGTAACGACCAGCGTCAGGTCCTCGAAGCGCTGAAAACCGGACGCTCGGGTATTCGCTTCAAGGAAGAATATGCCCAACGCGGATTTCGTAGCCATGTGGCCGGCGTGGTCGACATCGATCTCGATGCACTGATCGATCGCAAGCAACGTCGCTTCATGGGCGACGCCGCTGCCTATGCCTATGTTTCCATGGCCCAGGCCATCGAGGATGCAGGGCTGACGCCGGAGCAGGTTTCCAGCGAACGCACCGGCCTGATCGCCGGTTCCGGCGGCGCTTCCAGCGCCAATCAGGTCGAGGCAGCGGATGTGCTGCGTGAAAAGGGGCTGCGTCGCGTTGGCCCCTATCGCGTCACCCGCACCATGGGCAGCACGGTCTCCGCCTGTCTGGCCACGCCGTTCAAGATCAAGGGGGTCAACTACTCGATCTCCTCCGCCTGTGCCACCTCGGTGCACTGCATCGGCAATGCTCTGGAGCAGATCCAGATGGGCAAGCAGGACGTGGTCTTCGCAGGCGGCGGCGAGGAAGAGCATTGGACGCTTTCCTGCCTGTTCGACGCCATGGGTGCTCTTTCCACCGGCTACAACGATACCCCGGAGAAGGCCTCTCGCCCTTATGACAAGGCCAGGGACGGTTTCGTGATCGCCGGCGGTGGCGGCATGCTGGTGCTCGAGGAGCTGGAGCACGCCGAGGCCCGCGGCGCGAGGATCTACGCGGAGATTGTGGGCTACGGCGCCACCTCGGACGGCTACGACATGGTCGCACCCTCCGGCGAAGGCGCCATACGCTGCATGCGTCAGGCCATGGCGAATGTCGAGGGCAATATCGACTACATCAACACCCACGGTACTTCGACGCCGGTGGGGGACATGTCGGAGTTGCGGGCGATTCGCGAAGTCTTCGGCGATCAGGCGCCGGCAATGAGTTCCACCAAGTCGTTGACCGGCCACTCCTTGGGCGCTACCGGCGTTCAGGAAGCCATCTATTCGCTGCTGATGATGGAAAACGATTTCATTGCCGCTTCGGCGAATATCGACGAACTTGACGAGCAGGCCCAAGGATTCGATATCGTTCAGGAGCGCCGCGATGGCGTCAAGCTCGAACGAATTCTGTCCAACAGCTTCGGTTTCGGCGGTACCAATGCCTGCCTGGTGCTGGAGAAGCCTCGCGACTGA
- the phrB gene encoding deoxyribodipyrimidine photo-lyase, with amino-acid sequence MTRKDNVSERAIQLVWFRSDLRTLDNTALSEAAARGPVIGIFLRCLSQWQDHGHGANKLDFLQRGVHVLRNELEGYRIPLLHRDIDRFEAAPEALLEIAEQTSAEGLHFNQEYPLNERRRDEAVAKKLREAGFQVHAHRDAVAFAPGELLTKDDDYYKVFTPFSKAWHRRLDSDRLALKGEPVAQPATGVDSDPIPALPELEDAPVDGRLWPAGQNAAADRLQRFLRYRAHHYNQQRDFPECRGTSELSPYLALGMISWRQCLQAVMSENDSHLADGDQGLTAWVNELIWREFYQHIAVGFPRVCRYRPFQEDTEALKWRDDDQGFAAWCEGRTGYPIVDAGMRQLVSQGWMHNRLRMVTAMFLSKHLLIDWRRGEAFFLRHLVDGEFCSNNGGWQWAASTGTDAAPYFRLFNPTTQAQRFDPQGEFIAEQLPALAELSAKQRHAPPKDVLENLDYPPPIVDHKAAQQRALDAFKQLKNP; translated from the coding sequence ATGACTCGAAAAGACAACGTGTCCGAGCGCGCCATACAACTGGTATGGTTTCGAAGCGATCTACGTACCCTGGACAATACCGCCCTGAGCGAGGCCGCCGCGCGTGGACCGGTGATCGGTATCTTCCTGCGTTGTCTTTCTCAATGGCAGGATCACGGCCACGGGGCCAACAAGCTGGACTTTCTGCAGCGTGGCGTGCATGTCCTGCGCAATGAACTCGAAGGCTATCGCATCCCACTGCTGCACCGGGACATCGACCGTTTCGAGGCGGCGCCAGAGGCTCTTCTCGAGATCGCCGAGCAGACCAGCGCCGAAGGGCTGCACTTCAACCAGGAATATCCGCTGAACGAGCGCCGCCGAGACGAGGCAGTGGCCAAGAAGCTTCGGGAGGCGGGTTTTCAGGTTCACGCTCACCGCGACGCTGTGGCGTTCGCGCCTGGCGAGCTGCTGACCAAGGACGATGACTACTATAAGGTCTTCACGCCGTTTTCCAAGGCCTGGCATCGCCGGCTCGACAGCGATCGTCTGGCGCTCAAGGGCGAACCCGTCGCCCAGCCGGCAACCGGCGTCGATTCGGATCCGATTCCCGCGCTACCGGAGCTGGAGGATGCGCCGGTGGACGGCCGCCTATGGCCTGCGGGCCAGAACGCCGCCGCGGATCGACTGCAGCGGTTCCTGCGCTACCGGGCCCACCACTACAATCAACAGCGGGACTTTCCCGAATGCCGAGGCACCAGCGAACTGTCCCCCTATTTGGCGCTGGGCATGATTTCCTGGCGCCAGTGCCTGCAAGCGGTAATGAGTGAAAACGACAGTCACCTGGCGGATGGCGATCAGGGGCTGACCGCCTGGGTCAACGAATTGATCTGGCGAGAATTCTATCAACATATCGCCGTCGGTTTTCCTCGGGTATGCCGTTATCGCCCCTTCCAGGAAGACACCGAAGCGCTGAAATGGCGCGACGACGATCAAGGCTTCGCCGCCTGGTGCGAGGGCCGCACCGGCTATCCCATCGTCGATGCGGGCATGCGCCAACTGGTCAGCCAAGGCTGGATGCACAACCGCCTGCGCATGGTCACCGCCATGTTTCTGTCCAAGCATCTGCTGATCGACTGGCGGCGCGGGGAAGCGTTCTTCCTGCGCCATCTGGTGGACGGCGAATTCTGCTCCAACAACGGCGGCTGGCAGTGGGCGGCATCCACCGGCACCGACGCCGCGCCCTATTTTCGTCTTTTCAATCCCACCACTCAGGCGCAGCGCTTCGACCCTCAGGGCGAGTTCATCGCCGAGCAGCTTCCGGCGCTGGCGGAGCTGTCGGCCAAGCAGCGCCACGCCCCACCGAAGGATGTCTTGGAGAATCTCGACTACCCGCCTCCCATCGTCGATCACAAGGCGGCTCAACAGCGCGCCCTTGACGCCTTCAAGCAGTTGAAAAACCCGTAA
- the ssb gene encoding single-stranded DNA-binding protein, which translates to MARGINKVILIGNLGQDPDVRYTQSGSAVTNLNLATSDSWTDKQSGQRQERTEWHRVVMFNKLAEIAQQYLRKGSKVYIEGRIQTRKWQGQDGQDRYSTEIVANDMQMLDSRGGQGADYAQGAQQGGYANASQGGGQRSTQSSQGQGQQGGNPQQGNNQQNNNYGAPNPGSFDDFDDEIPF; encoded by the coding sequence ATGGCCCGTGGTATCAACAAGGTCATTCTCATCGGTAACCTGGGTCAGGATCCCGATGTTCGCTATACCCAGTCCGGCTCGGCGGTGACCAATCTCAATCTCGCCACCAGTGATAGCTGGACCGACAAGCAGAGCGGCCAGCGCCAGGAACGCACCGAATGGCACCGGGTGGTGATGTTCAACAAGCTTGCGGAGATCGCACAGCAGTATCTGCGCAAGGGTTCCAAGGTGTATATCGAAGGCCGGATCCAGACCCGTAAATGGCAGGGCCAGGACGGCCAGGATCGCTACAGCACCGAGATCGTCGCCAACGATATGCAGATGCTCGATAGCCGGGGCGGCCAGGGAGCGGATTACGCGCAAGGCGCTCAGCAGGGCGGGTATGCCAATGCGTCTCAAGGCGGCGGGCAACGTTCCACCCAGTCATCGCAAGGCCAGGGCCAGCAGGGCGGCAATCCTCAGCAGGGTAACAACCAGCAGAACAACAATTACGGTGCGCCCAATCCCGGGAGCTTCGACGACTTCGACGATGAGATTCCGTTCTGA
- a CDS encoding MFS transporter, whose translation MFMVSRLLTFSERRAIIGLASLYASRMLGLFMVLPVLALYAQDLSGATPLLVGLALGGYGLTQAFLQIPFGLLSDRIGRKRVIAGGLILFCLGSVVAALADSIAGVILGRCLQGSGAVAAAIMALLADQTREQVRTAAMATIGLSIGLAFAVAMVLGPLVSAHFGLAGVFWFTAVLALLGLLVLWKLVPPAPRRMRHKDVGIDRDQLKATLGRGDLLRLDFSIFALHLLLMAIFVVVPAKLLAVGVAADHHGWVYLGIMGLAFCAMVPLVIIAEKRRKMKAMMSLAVGMLAVSLLGMGWFETRSWELATLLLVFFTGFNLLEATLPSMISKLAPAGSKGTAMGVYSTSQFLGAFLGGVLGGALVQAWGQDAVFYAGALLGLVWFIIMLGMPRPRYLSSEVIALDEQAHGETLDNLMARFADVAGVEDVMVVPEERLAYLKVDRQRLDSDALARVTQFENR comes from the coding sequence ATCTTCATGGTTTCTCGTCTCCTGACCTTCAGCGAACGCCGCGCAATTATCGGCCTCGCGAGTCTTTATGCGTCGCGCATGCTGGGGCTTTTCATGGTGCTGCCGGTGCTGGCGCTGTATGCCCAGGATCTGAGCGGAGCCACGCCTTTGCTGGTGGGCCTGGCCTTGGGCGGCTACGGGCTGACCCAGGCATTCCTGCAGATTCCCTTCGGCCTGCTTTCCGATCGTATCGGGCGCAAGCGGGTGATCGCTGGCGGGCTGATATTGTTTTGCCTGGGTAGCGTGGTGGCTGCCCTGGCGGACAGCATCGCCGGTGTCATTCTGGGGCGCTGCCTGCAGGGCAGCGGGGCGGTGGCGGCGGCCATCATGGCCCTGCTGGCGGATCAGACCCGTGAGCAGGTGCGGACCGCCGCCATGGCAACCATCGGACTTTCCATCGGTCTGGCCTTCGCCGTGGCCATGGTGCTGGGGCCGCTTGTTTCCGCCCATTTTGGCCTTGCCGGCGTCTTCTGGTTTACCGCTGTGCTGGCGCTGCTGGGCCTGCTGGTGCTGTGGAAGCTGGTTCCCCCTGCGCCGCGTCGCATGCGTCACAAGGATGTCGGCATCGACCGCGACCAGCTCAAGGCAACACTCGGCCGCGGTGATCTGCTGCGCCTGGATTTCTCGATTTTCGCCCTGCATCTTTTGCTGATGGCGATTTTCGTGGTGGTACCCGCCAAGCTGCTCGCCGTCGGCGTGGCCGCAGATCATCACGGCTGGGTCTATCTTGGCATCATGGGACTGGCGTTCTGCGCCATGGTGCCTTTGGTGATCATTGCCGAAAAGCGCCGCAAGATGAAGGCAATGATGAGCCTGGCGGTGGGGATGCTGGCGGTGAGCCTGCTGGGCATGGGGTGGTTCGAGACCCGCTCGTGGGAACTGGCCACCTTGCTGCTGGTCTTCTTTACCGGCTTCAATCTGCTGGAAGCGACGCTGCCATCGATGATCAGCAAGCTGGCGCCGGCAGGTTCCAAGGGCACCGCCATGGGTGTCTATTCCACCAGCCAGTTTCTCGGCGCTTTCCTGGGCGGCGTGCTGGGCGGCGCTCTGGTCCAAGCGTGGGGCCAGGACGCGGTATTTTATGCCGGTGCGCTACTGGGTCTGGTATGGTTCATTATCATGCTGGGCATGCCCAGGCCCCGCTATCTGTCCAGCGAGGTCATCGCCCTGGACGAGCAGGCTCATGGCGAAACTCTGGATAATCTGATGGCGCGCTTTGCGGATGTCGCCGGGGTGGAGGATGTCATGGTGGTGCCGGAAGAGCGGCTCGCCTACCTCAAGGTGGATCGACAGCGTCTGGATAGCGACGCCCTGGCACGGGTAACCCAGTTCGAAAACCGCTGA